A genomic stretch from Malus domestica chromosome 15, GDT2T_hap1 includes:
- the LOC103400054 gene encoding probable anion transporter 6, chloroplastic isoform X2, which translates to MAKLTLRAESSSCLFSHSTGSQPSSFVSTLGRRSLIRFPPKHNLEFRVFCSIKEKESVRETKRVNGLPVDKLQRAGSGSGSDSEGESGLNSGSGEVGFDWDWPPWNSVPQRYKLIGTTSLAFVICNMDKVNLSIAIIPMSHQFGWSSSEAGLVQSSFFWGYALSQLPGGWLAKIFGGRKVLEFGVLTWSLATALVPLVAGFTPGLVLSRILVGIGEGVSPSAATDLIARTIPLEERSRAVAFVFGGLSVGSVAGFLLAPPLIQNLGWESVFYIFSFLGIAWYLGFQFLEGQASWVGESIPHVKKTWSTEELGDSLKGVPWKAFFQSQAVWAMIYAHFCGSWGHYTCLAWLPTYFSEELNLNLTEAAWVSILPPLASIFVTSIASQFADSLISSGVQTTTVRKICQTIAFLSPAACMTLSSVDLGLPHWEVVGILTGGLALSSFALSGLYCTHQDMSPEYASILLGITNTVGAVPGIIGVALTGILLDSTHSWSISLFIPSIFFYLTGTVVWLAFASSKPQTFSKGD; encoded by the exons ATGGCGAAGCTCACGCTCAGAGCCGAGAGCTCCTCGTGCCTATTTTCACACAGCACGGGATCGCAGCCATCGTCGTTCGTGTCCACGCTCGGACGGCGTAGTTTGATTCGGTTCCCTCCGAAGCATAATTTGGAGTTCAGAGTGTTTTGTAGTATTAAGGAGAAGGAAAGCGTCAGAGAAACTAAGAGGGTCAATGGGTTACCGGTGGATAAGCTCCAACGGGCGGGTTCGGGGTCTGGGTCGGATTCTGAGGGTGAATCGGGTCTGAACAGCGGGTCTGGGGAAGTGGGTTTTGATTGGGATTGGCCTCCGTGGAACAGCGTGCCTCAGAGGTACAAGCTCATTGGGACTACCTCGCTTGCGTTTGTTATCTGCAATATGGATAAG GTGAACTTGAGTATTGCTATAATTCCAATGTCCCACCAGTTTGGATGGAGTTCATCCGAGGCGGGATTGGTTCAATCCTCATTCTTTTGGGGGTATGCATTGAGTCAGTTGCCTGGTGGCTGGCTTGCCAAGATATTTGGTGGGAG AAAAGTTCTTGAGTTTGGAGTATTAACTTGGTCTTTGGCTACAGCACTTGTACCTCTTGTTGCTGGATTTACACCTGGTTTAGTTTTGTCAAGAATTTTG GTAGGAATTGGAGAAGGCGTTTCCCCATCCGCTGCAACGGACCTTATTGCCAG GACAATACCATTGGAAGAGCGGTCACGGGCTGTAGCATTTGTCTTCGGTGGTCTGAGTGTAGGAAGTGTTGCAGG GTTTCTTCTGGCTCCTCCCCTTATCCAAAATCTTGGCTGGGAATCTGTTTTTTACATATTTTCCTTTTTGGGGATTGCTTG GTATCTGGGATTTCAGTTTCTTGAAGGACAAGCCTCATGGGTTGGTGAATCTATTCCAC ATGTGAAGAAAACATGGAGTACCGAAGAATTAGGTGACTCTTTGAAG GGTGTACCATGGAAAGCATTTTTTCAAAGTCAAGCTGTATGGGCAATGATATATGCTCATTTTTGTGGAAGCTGGGGTCATTATACTTGCCTAGCATGGCTTCCCACCTATTTTAG TGAGGAGCTGAACCTGAATTTGACAGAAGCTGCATGG gTCTCTATCCTTCCTCCATTGGCTTCAATCTTTGTGACTAGCATTGCATCACAATTTGCTGATAGCTTGATTTCTAGTGGAGTTCAAACCACTACA GTCCGAAAAATTTGCCAAACAATTGCCTTTTTATCTCCTGCAGCTTGCATGACTCTTTCCTCTGTTGATCTAGGATTGCCCCATTGGGAAGTTGTTGGAATTCTCACTGGTGGTTTAGCCCTCTCAAGCTTTGCGTTGTCAG GATTGTATTGTACCCATCAAGACATGTCACCCGAATACGCAAGCATACTTTTG GGCATTACCAACACTGTTGGGGCGGTACCTGGAATAATAGGTGTTGCCCTCACCGGCATTCTTCTTGATTCAACTCATTCATGGAGT ATATCATTGTTCATTCCATCAATATTTTTCTACCTGACTGGTACAGTCGTTTGGTTGGCGTTTGCCAGCAGTAAGCCTCAAACCTTTTCGAAGGGAGACTGA
- the LOC103400057 gene encoding actin-related protein 2/3 complex subunit 3, producing the protein MVYHSSFVDDEEITKACGCPLLPLKTHIKGPAPASEQDRTDIVDEAITFFRANVFFRNFDIKSSADKLLIYLTFYINVALKRLEGCRTLAEGTKAIINLGLEKVPVPGEPTFPFPGLFPLPQSQREAELLRNYLKQIREEASGRLLSVAYRPNGTPNKWWLAFAKRKFMNVIVPSA; encoded by the exons ATG GTTTATCACTCTAGTTTCGTTGACGATGAAGAAATTACTAAAGCTTGTGGATGCCCTCTTTTACCTTTGAAAACCCACATAAAGGGACCTGCCCCGGCTTCAGAGCAAG ATAGAACGGATATTGTTGATGAAGCGATTACATTCTTTCGAGCTAATGTTTTCTTTAGGAACTTTGATATTAAGAGCTCGGCCGATAAGCTCCTCATTTATTTGACATTTTATATCAATGTGGCTTTGAAGCGGCTTGAGGGTTGCAGAACTTTGGCTGAAGGAACCAAGGCCATTATTAATTTGGGACTTGAAAAAGTTCCTGTTCCTGGAGAGCCAACTTTCCCTTTCCCGGGACTTTTTCCTCTTCCTCAGTCCCAGCGGGAAGCAG AATTGCTGAGGAATTATTTGAAGCAGATACGGGAGGAAGCAAGCGGGAGATTATTGAGCGTTGCTTATAGACCGAATGGGACTCCCAACAAGTGGTGGTTGGCGTTTGCTAAAAGGAAATTTATGAACGTCATTGTTCCGTCAGCCTGA
- the LOC103400054 gene encoding probable anion transporter 6, chloroplastic isoform X1, protein MAKLTLRAESSSCLFSHSTGSQPSSFVSTLGRRSLIRFPPKHNLEFRVFCSIKEKESVRETKRVNGLPVDKLQRAGSGSGSDSEGESGLNSGSGEVGFDWDWPPWNSVPQRYKLIGTTSLAFVICNMDKVNLSIAIIPMSHQFGWSSSEAGLVQSSFFWGYALSQLPGGWLAKIFGGRKVLEFGVLTWSLATALVPLVAGFTPGLVLSRILVGIGEGVSPSAATDLIARTIPLEERSRAVAFVFGGLSVGSVAGFLLAPPLIQNLGWESVFYIFSFLGIAWYLGFQFLEGQASWVGESIPRSQSTDVKKTWSTEELGDSLKGVPWKAFFQSQAVWAMIYAHFCGSWGHYTCLAWLPTYFSEELNLNLTEAAWVSILPPLASIFVTSIASQFADSLISSGVQTTTVRKICQTIAFLSPAACMTLSSVDLGLPHWEVVGILTGGLALSSFALSGLYCTHQDMSPEYASILLGITNTVGAVPGIIGVALTGILLDSTHSWSISLFIPSIFFYLTGTVVWLAFASSKPQTFSKGD, encoded by the exons ATGGCGAAGCTCACGCTCAGAGCCGAGAGCTCCTCGTGCCTATTTTCACACAGCACGGGATCGCAGCCATCGTCGTTCGTGTCCACGCTCGGACGGCGTAGTTTGATTCGGTTCCCTCCGAAGCATAATTTGGAGTTCAGAGTGTTTTGTAGTATTAAGGAGAAGGAAAGCGTCAGAGAAACTAAGAGGGTCAATGGGTTACCGGTGGATAAGCTCCAACGGGCGGGTTCGGGGTCTGGGTCGGATTCTGAGGGTGAATCGGGTCTGAACAGCGGGTCTGGGGAAGTGGGTTTTGATTGGGATTGGCCTCCGTGGAACAGCGTGCCTCAGAGGTACAAGCTCATTGGGACTACCTCGCTTGCGTTTGTTATCTGCAATATGGATAAG GTGAACTTGAGTATTGCTATAATTCCAATGTCCCACCAGTTTGGATGGAGTTCATCCGAGGCGGGATTGGTTCAATCCTCATTCTTTTGGGGGTATGCATTGAGTCAGTTGCCTGGTGGCTGGCTTGCCAAGATATTTGGTGGGAG AAAAGTTCTTGAGTTTGGAGTATTAACTTGGTCTTTGGCTACAGCACTTGTACCTCTTGTTGCTGGATTTACACCTGGTTTAGTTTTGTCAAGAATTTTG GTAGGAATTGGAGAAGGCGTTTCCCCATCCGCTGCAACGGACCTTATTGCCAG GACAATACCATTGGAAGAGCGGTCACGGGCTGTAGCATTTGTCTTCGGTGGTCTGAGTGTAGGAAGTGTTGCAGG GTTTCTTCTGGCTCCTCCCCTTATCCAAAATCTTGGCTGGGAATCTGTTTTTTACATATTTTCCTTTTTGGGGATTGCTTG GTATCTGGGATTTCAGTTTCTTGAAGGACAAGCCTCATGGGTTGGTGAATCTATTCCAC GGTCCCAATCAACAGATGTGAAGAAAACATGGAGTACCGAAGAATTAGGTGACTCTTTGAAG GGTGTACCATGGAAAGCATTTTTTCAAAGTCAAGCTGTATGGGCAATGATATATGCTCATTTTTGTGGAAGCTGGGGTCATTATACTTGCCTAGCATGGCTTCCCACCTATTTTAG TGAGGAGCTGAACCTGAATTTGACAGAAGCTGCATGG gTCTCTATCCTTCCTCCATTGGCTTCAATCTTTGTGACTAGCATTGCATCACAATTTGCTGATAGCTTGATTTCTAGTGGAGTTCAAACCACTACA GTCCGAAAAATTTGCCAAACAATTGCCTTTTTATCTCCTGCAGCTTGCATGACTCTTTCCTCTGTTGATCTAGGATTGCCCCATTGGGAAGTTGTTGGAATTCTCACTGGTGGTTTAGCCCTCTCAAGCTTTGCGTTGTCAG GATTGTATTGTACCCATCAAGACATGTCACCCGAATACGCAAGCATACTTTTG GGCATTACCAACACTGTTGGGGCGGTACCTGGAATAATAGGTGTTGCCCTCACCGGCATTCTTCTTGATTCAACTCATTCATGGAGT ATATCATTGTTCATTCCATCAATATTTTTCTACCTGACTGGTACAGTCGTTTGGTTGGCGTTTGCCAGCAGTAAGCCTCAAACCTTTTCGAAGGGAGACTGA
- the LOC103400056 gene encoding ubiquitin C-terminal hydrolase 22-like, which yields MSSMAKITHPRQQINGHILPQPCPHLAEFLSNNGSKPFRALQDCLRVKPPGGRASIRRDPKEVPRCGACGESERPRLYACITCAAVHCHVPPGPSHAAAHAFSMPPGHEIAVDVDRAELFCCACRDQVYDRDFDAAVVLAQTAASTLASSATSAVQQYAPENLRKRRRIDYKPWIPNLREQYLVGKNSSPLNGDVSDLPWGLRGLNNLGNTCFMNSVLQALLHTPPLRNYFLSDRHNRYFCQKKSNADNASKKTAANTIDGGGNKSAARVCLACDMDATFSAVFSGERTPYSPAKFLYSWWQYAANLASYEQQDAHEFFISMLDGIHEKVDKDRRKPESQGNGDCCVAHRVFSGILRSDVMCMACGFTSTTYDPCVDISLDLEPNQGGSAKTGSTKSSHSCNGEADCMNSSQNCGVSTLMGCLDSFTRPERLGSDQKFFCQQCQVRQESLKQMSIRKLPLVSCFHIKRFEHSSVRKMSRKVDRYLQFPFSLDMAPYLSSSILRSRFGNRILPFAGDKPDASNDLCSEFELFAVVTHTGKLDAGHYVTYLRLSNQWYKCDDAWITQVNENIVRAAQGYMMFYVQKMLFYKASEKPSPT from the exons ATGTCGTCGATGGCCAAGATCACTCACCCCCGCCAACAGATCAACGGCCACATTCTGCCTCAGCCCTGTCCTCACCTTGCCGAGTTCCTCTCCAACAATGGCTCCAAGCCCTTCCGGGCCTTGCAGGACTGTCTACGGGTCAAGCCGCCGGGTGGCCGCGCATCTATCCGCCGCGATCCCAAGGAGGTCCCGCGATGTGGCGCGTGCGGGGAGTCCGAGCGTCCCAGACTCTATGCGTGCATCACGTGCGCTGCCGTCCACTGTCACGTGCCACCCGGACCATCCCACGCTGCGGCTCACGCCTTCTCGATGCCTCCCGGTCACGAGATCGCCGTGGACGTTGACCGAGCGGAGCTCTTCTGCTGCGCGTGCAGAGACCAAGTCTACGATCGCGACTTCGACGCCGCAGTCGTCCTTGCTCAGACCGCCGCTTCGACTCTGGCCTCCTCAGCCACGTCAGCAGTCCAGCAGTACGCGCCGGAGAATCTCCGGAAGCGACGCCGTATCGACTACAAGCCGTGGATACCGAATCTGAGAGAGCAATACTTGGTGGGGAAGAATTCCAGTCCCCTAAACGGCGACGTCTCCGATTTGCCTTGGGGATTGCGCGGGCTCAACAATTTGGGGAACACGTGCTTTATGAACTCGGTTCTGCAGGCATTGCTTCATACGCCGCCGTTGCGGAACTACTTCCTCAGCGATCGGCATAACCGCTACTTCTGCCAGAAGAAGAGCAATGCCGATAACGCCTCCAAGAAAACTGCTGCCAATACTATTGATGGTGGCGGGAACAAGAGCGCTGCGCGCGTGTGCTTGGCCTGCGACATGGACGCCACGTTTTCTGCGGTTTTTTCGGGGGAGCGGACGCCTTATAGCCCCGCAAAGTTCTTGTACAG TTGGTGGCAGTACGCCGCGAATTTGGCGAGTTATGAGCAGCAGGACGCGCATGAGTTCTTCATTTCTATGCTTGATGGGATTCATGAGAAGGTGGATAAGGATCGGCGGAAACCCGAGAGCCAAG GCAATGGAGACTGTTGTGTTGCTCACAGAGTTTTTTCTGGTATCTTGCGATCTGATGTCATGTGTATGGCCTGTGGTTTTACGTCTACAACATATGACCCATGTGTGGACATCTCATTAGATTTGGAACCTAACCAAGGAGGTTCTGCAAAGACTGGGTCCACAAAGTCAAGTCATTCTTGCAATGGCGAGGCAGATTGCATGAATTCCAGCCAAAACTGTGGGGTTTCTACCCTTATGGGATGCTTGGACAGCTTTACGAGACCTGAGAGATTGGGCTCTGACCAGAAATTTTTTTGCCAGCAGTGTCAGGTGAGGCAGGAGTCTCTCAAGCAAATGTCCATAAGAAAGCTTCCCTTGGTTTCATGCTTCCACATCAAGCGATTTGAACATTCTTCGGTGAGGAAAATGTCAAGGAAGGTTGACCGTTATTTGCAGTTCCCATTTTCGCTTGACATGGCTCcttatctttcttcttccatcTTGAGGAGCCGATTTGGAAATAGGATTTTGCCTTTTGCTGGGGACAAGCCAGATGCATCAAATGACTTATGTTCAGAGTTTGAGTTGTTTGCTGTCGTCACTCACACAGGCAAGCTAGATGCAGGCCATTATGTGACGTACTTGCGATTGAGTAATCAGTGGTACAAGTGTGACGATGCTTGGATCACACAAGTTAATGAGAACATTGTGAGGGCAGCACAGGGCTACATGATGTTCTATGTACAGAAAATGCTATTTTACAAGGCAAGTGAGAAACCGAGTCCTACATGA
- the LOC103400053 gene encoding heparanase-like protein 3: MGSDIWQMGFIFWVFFGFLVCSVNAKVGFGGGSVEGTVRINGRDAIGKIDDDFICATLDWWPPEKCDYGTCSWGRASLLNLDLKNTILLNAIKAFSPLKLRLGGTLQDKVIYATPDNKQSCNAFRKSTSEMFGFTQGCLPMRRWDELSSFFQKAGAKIIFGLNALTGRTINSNGTATGAWDYTNSESFIRYNVKNNYTVHGWELGNELCGHGIGTTISASQYVSDTTALQKIVQDIYKGVEPKPLILSPGGFFDANWFKDYTDKTTTSLDVVTHHIYNLGPGVDQHLIEKILDPSVLDGISSTFRNLRGILKGSTTSAAAWVGEAGGAYNSGRNLVSNTFVYSFWYLDQLGMSATYDTKTYCRQTLIGGNYGLLNTTTFEPNPDYYSALLWHRLMGRNVLATSFSGPKKIRAYAHCAKQSKGITVLLINLHNTTAIEARVAFNATWTLRHKHKSHKLHRSHVAKLRQGLESSTEREEYHLTAKDGKIQSQTMLLNGNALRVDSSGTIPSLNPVYVNASEPIVVGPSSIVFAHIPYVVPPACR, from the exons ATGGGTTCTGATATCTGGCAAATGGGAtttattttctgggttttttttggtttcttgGTTTGTTCTGTAAATGCAAAGGTTGGTTTTGGAGGAGGAAGTGTGGAAGGCACAGTCCGCATCAATGGCAGAGACGCCATTGGGAAAATTGACGACGATTTTATTTGTGCAACTCTTGATTGGTGGCCTCCTGAGAAATGTGACTATGGCACATGCAGCTGGGGTCGTGCTTCTCTCCTCAATctg GATCTAAAGAACACTATCTTGTTAAATGCTATAAAGG CTTTCTCACCATTGAAACTTAGACTGGGCGGCACATTGCAAGACAAGGTGATATATGCTACACCAGACAACAAGCAAAGCTGTAATGCTTTTCGAAAAAGCACTTCTGAGATGTTTGGTTTCACTCAGGGCTGCTTGCCCATGAGGAGATGGGATGAATTAAGCTCTTTTTTTCAGAAAGCCGG GGCTAAGATTATCTTCGGGTTAAATGCTCTCACCGGAAGAACAATTAATTCGAACGGTACTGCAACTGGAGCTTGGGACTACACCAATTCGGAGTCTTTCATCCGTTACAACGTCAAAAACAACTACACAGTTCATGGTTGGGAGCTCG GGAATGAATTGTGTGGACATGGAATCGGAACAACAATCTCGGCAAGTCAGTATGTATCCGATACAACTGCTCTGCAAAAGATAGTACAAGACATCTACAAGGGCGTCGAACCAAAGCCACTAATCCTATCTCCGGGAGGATTTTTCGATGCCAATTGGTTCAAAGACTACACAGATAAAACCACCACATCCTTAGACGTTGTCACTCATCATATATATAATCTAGGGCCAG GGGTTGATCAACACCTTATTGAAAAGATTCTCGATCCATCTGTTCTTGACGGTATTTCTAGCACATTCAGAAACCTCCGCGGCATCCTAAAGGGTTCTACAACTTCGGCAGCTGCGTGGGTTGGGGAAGCAGGAGGAGCTTACAACAGCGGCCGTAATCTTGTCTCCAATACATTTGTATATAGTTTCTG GTATTTGGATCAGCTGGGAATGTCAGCAACTTATGACACAAAAACGTACTGCAGACAGACATTGATCGGCGGAAACTATGGTTTACTGAATACTACCACCTTCGAACCTAATCCCGACTACTACAG CGCTCTTCTTTGGCATCGGTTGATGGGAAGAAACGTACTAGCAACAAGCTTCTCTGGACCGAAAAAGATACGTGCTTACGCACACTGCGCCAAACAATCT AAAGGGATTACGGTACTACTGATCAACCTGCACAATACCACCGCCATCGAGGCCAGAGTTGCCTTCAACGCTACATGGACGCTGCGACATAAACACAAATCACACAAGCTTCATAGATCACATGTGGCCAAGCTCCGTCAGGGTCTCGAAAGTTCAACAGAAAGAGAAGAATACCATCTAACAGCGAAGGATGGAAAGATACAAAGCCAAACCATGCTGCTCAATGGAAACGCTTTGCGCGTAGATTCATCCGGGACCATACCTAGCTTAAACCCTGTGTATGTAAATGCATCAGAACCAATTGTGGTCGGTCCGTCCTCGATTGTATTTGCTCACATACCATACGTAGTTCCCCCTGCTTGCAGGTAG